Genomic window (Bacillus pumilus):
CTAAAGGGGGCTGACAGACGCCAAATGCTCCAGCGGCTGTTCAACTTGGAAAAGTATGGGGATCAGCTTGTCAAGCGCTTGCGTGCAAAGGCTCAGAAACATTATGGGCAAAAAAATGAACTGCTGGCTGAACTGAATGGTTTAGGAGAAGCTGGACCAGAGGCACTGGCAAAAGCAAAGGAAGCAGCTGTGCAGGCTAAGGCTATTTTTCATGAGAAAAAGCGAGCACGGGACGAAGCGATCACAGCTTTTACAAAGGCGCAAACGATCTGGCAGTATCAAAAGGAACAAGAAGCTTATGAGACTGAGCAAAACAAGCTGAATTTACTAGCACCATCAATGGAAGAGAAAAAGGCTAAGCTCAATATCGCAGAGCAGGCAGAGACGTTAAAGCCTTATGCGGATGCATTGACAAAGGCTGAAAACCAGCTTTCACAAGCATCAAAAGAGAAGCAGGAAGCGGAAAAGCAGCAGCTGCATAAGCGTACGATTTATCATCAAATGACGCAGGATTATGAGCAAGCCCGGCAAAAGAAAATAGAGACGGAACCAGACCTTCTCCAAAAGAAAGAGCAGCTGATTCAGCTAAAGGAAATTGAACGAAAAAAAGAAGCAGCTCTTCAGGAAAAGGCGGGCATAGAACGCCAAAAAAACGAAAAAGCGCAGCAGCTCATACAAAAGAAAAAAGAAGCGGAGGATCTCCAATCTCTATTAGAGCGTGCACTGACGAAACAAACACAGCTGAAGCATGAACTGGAGCAGCTACAAGTTTCAGTGAAGGAGCGGAAAAGTGTACAAGATGCGTTGCGTTTAAGTGAAAATGTTCAAAGAATAAACCTCGACATTCAAAAAGAAAAGCAAAAGCTGGACGAGCTTCAAAAGCGAACCTCTCAGACTGTAGCAGCATATGAAAAGCTTCAAAAGCAGCAAAATAACCATCATGAAAAAATAGACCAATCGTTTCAAGCAATTGAACATCTCTATTTTTATGTATGTGAATTCGAACGAGCTCTGACAGAATGGAGTAAAAAAGAACAGCATCGGAAGCTCGAAAGTTTAAAACAACGTGATGCGGTAAGGGCGGCAGAACTTAGAAAAGAATTAGCGGCAGAGTTAGTAGATGGTGAGCCGTGTCCAGTTTGTGGATCGATTCATCATGATCCAAAGGCGCTCGAATCCAATGATCATGTAGAAACCGTGGCACAAATTGATGACGTCATGAAGCGGATTGACAACGAAATCAAACAGGCAGAGGAGTATGCGAGAGACATTTATGCCGCAAAACAGCTCCTAGAAACGCATGCCAATCAATTAGTGAAGCAATTCGCCTTCTTGTCTAAGAAAGCCCCAGGGACGGAAGTAGCAGCAGCAGTAGAAACCGTACAAAATCCGCAGCCTTTGCAGGATTTGATTCAAGAATGGAAAGGCATAAAGCAAGATATTCAAGAAGTTGAACGTAAACGAGCCCGCTTAATGGATGAAACACATGATCAAGCAGCAGAGATAAGCAAGATGAAAGATCAAATGACATTTGAACAGCAGCGCATTGAAGAATTAGAGATGTTGATCAAAGAGCTTCAATCTGAGCTTTCAGAGCAAACGGCTCAATTTGAACAGACCTTCCCGCACTTTACATTGAATCAAGTACAAGAACTACAAAAGCAAATCGATGAAAAGGACCAACAAGCGGAAGGCTATAAAGAACGTATTGAGAAAAGCATTTCGTTTTTGGAAGAAAAACAGCGAGCAAAAGAGCAGTTGCAGACAGCGATATATAATGTCGAGAAAGAACTTGATAAACTCACGCATCAGCTAGAAAGTCAGCAACAGCTTATCCTTCAATATGAAACTGATGTAGGGCGATATCCATTAAAAGCTGCCTCTATATCTGAAGAACTTATTGAGGTTGAACACACTCTTGCAATTCTTAATGAAAAAGAGCAACAATCATACAAGCAATTGCAGCACGCCCAGCAATTATTTAGTGAGGCGCAAAGCCATTTTTCAAGCAGTGAGCGACAACTTCAAGAAGCGATTCGGCGAAAACAAGAAGCGGAAGTAGCATGGGAAAAAGAAACGGCATCCTCTTCTTTTCATATGCCTCATGAAATTGAGTCTGCTTCAATGGAACAAGCTGTACGGCAATCGGTCAAACAGGAAATTGAGGAATTTGAGGATAAAAGAAAGCAGTGTGCCGCAAACTTAAAGCGAATTTCTCAATTGCTGAAAGAAGAGTCACTGGATGAAAAGCAGTGGACTGACATTCAACAAAGAAAAGATGCAGCAGAAATAGCATTGGAAGAAGCGACGGTGATGAGCGGTTCTGCACATGAACATCTGCGTGTGATTGAAGAAAACCATCAGCGCTTTGCAAGTATTCATGAACATTTGGAAGGACTGCAGCAAGAAATTGATCGCCTTGATAAACTGCAAACCGTTTTTAAAGGGAATACGTTTGTTGAATTTTTAGCAGAAGAACAGCTGGAAAGTGTCAGCCGTGATGCATCCGCCCGCTTAGGTATGTTAACGAGACAGAGGTATGCCATTGAGGTCGATTCAGAAGGCGGCTTTGTTATGCGTGATGATGCAAATGGGGGAGTCAGGCGTCCTGTGTCCAGCTTGTCCGGCGGAGAAACCTTCCTAACATCGCTGGCGCTTGCACTAGCTCTTTCTGCACAAATTCAGCTGAGAGGTGAATTCCCGCTGCAATTCTTTTTCCTTGATGAAGGATTCGGAACGCTCGATCAAGACTTGCTCGATACGGTTATTACCGCATTAGAGAAGCTACAGTCACAAAATTTAGCAGTTGGTGTCATCAGCCACGTGGAAGAATTAAAAATGAGACTGCCGAAGAAACTGATTGTCCACCCAGCAGATCCAAGCGGAAAAGGGACAACGGTATCAATGGAATTAATGTAAATGTTGAGGTGATGTCAGGGTGGCAAAGCAAACCGTTGGATCTTGTGAGCTGTGCGGGAGACAAGATGTCCTTCTGACAGAACACCACTTAACACCAAGAGAGGAAGGTGGAGCTTTTTTACCAACTGCCTTCCTGTGCATTCCTTGCCATAAACAGGTGCATGCCCTTTATACAAACCAGGAGCTTGCCGAACGGTTAAACACACTTGATGCGCTAAGGCAGGACGAAAAGCTTGCTTCGTACATCAAATGGATTCGAAAACAGCCGGCAAGCAAACTGGTTAAAACAAAAAAATCGAGACAACGCAGAAAAAAATAAACATAAAAAGCGCTCCTCTAAATGAATTGTGTATAGAGGAGCTGCTTTATGCATTGCCTACCATATTCTGATCATTTAAGTCAGGATCCACATAGTTGGTGGCGCTAATGCCATTATTCAATATCAAGAAATCTCCGGTATTCCCCGCTCCAGAGCCTAAGGCAGATTTTGACGAACTTTTAGGCGACAGGTAGAATGAGTCACCGACGTTTACGACGCCTCCAGAAATAGAGTTAATGTAAATGGGTCCGACAATTGCTGGCATAATCGACATCCTTTATTCGAAGTCATATCACCATCATATGCGTAGGTAGGTCCATTTGTGAGTTTGGCGGACTTTCGTCGCTGCTAAATAACTCTCGTATATGCTTCACTCTTGCAACGGCATTCATTCCACACGTAGAGCCAACTTGTAAAACAGAGGAAGATGACACCCCTTCTACATGTACCGAAGCCACTTTAATGACAGGCTTTTCATGGTAAAATGCGGTTCTGACAGATCGTTCTGGCAGCATCAATGGAATGGGCTCATAATACACTTCAAATTCTTTCGCATTTAAGTTTTCTGCTTCATTTCCATAAAACAAACTAATGGTTCGTTGAACAGCTAACACCTTGACTTTCGGGCATAGCTCCTGCGTATCTCCAATTTGAACAACGCTTGAAATCCCGACAGAATTCACCTTCATGAACTTCAATTGAGATGTGCGCTTGATCATTATCGAGGTGCCAGAGGAACAAACGGGCCAATGATAAGAGATTCTGGCGGTGTATCGAAAATGGAGGATAATTGTACATGATCTGTGTCCCCAATGATAAATAGGGAAGAGGACGACACCCCAACTACTTTAATGCTTCCGGTCTCGATGTTACGGTTGACGACTGTGAAATTCATCCGTTTTCCTCTCCTTTCGTTTCATTTGGAATATGTGCTAAGAAGTGCTCAATCGCCCGTTTGACATCATGCTTCACATATTCAGCAATTTGCTCTGAACGCTGAAGCGGTGTCATATCTTCCCGGTGCGGGAGCTGTCCCGCGTAGTATTTAATTCTGCTGTCAATTTGCTTGCGGATGTCCTCAATGATATGGTGTTTGTTGCTCTCATCAAGAGACCCTTCATATCGTTGCTCTAGCTCTTCAAGAAGGTCTGGTGCTTCTTCATTTAAAAATGCGTCGACAAGCTGACGTGTTTGATTGAAAAATTGATCAGCCATTTCTTGCTGCATCATTCCAATACCCGGGGTTGTTGTTTGGCCCACTTCAAAGTTTTGAACACTGTTTGGATCAGATGGATTGAGGCCGATGTTCAGCGTACCTTCCAGCCGCTCGATTTTCAGTTGATCAAATTGATAATCAATTCGTTCAATCGTCGTTGTCGGTTTATCTTTGATCATTTGCATTTCCTGCTGAAGCTCGTTAAGCTTTTTTTCAAGCATCATGATTTGTTGTGATTGCTTTTGAATGATGCCGTACATTTGTGAAGCGCTGTTTTGATAGTCATACATATGCATACACCTCCGGGGATTGCAGATGACTTAAGTTGTTGGTGACTGAAGCGGTACAAAAGGTGTTGTGCTTGCGCCCTGAGATTCTTCAATTCCTTGTGTGCCTGCTGCGGCAGGTGCTGCTTCTACGTAGCTGCCCGTGTTATACAGGTTTGAAAGAGCTTTAATTGAACCAGCGCTCCCAATTTGCAGCACAGATGAGTTACTCACAGACTCCACACGTAAATAATTAATTTGTATCGCTTGATTAATATAGAAGTTCAACGGATTCTCACTCCTTACAAGTTACCAACAAGCGGTTGATCAATGACATCACTGTCGTACGTATTTGTCACACTTTTATAGTTGCTAATGCGCAATTGATCACCAGTGTTAAAACTGCCTGCGCCAGCAAACGTTTTAACCTGGCTGTTTGGAGAAATGGTGATGCAGTCTCCAACATGAACGACTCCGCTCGTTCCGACGGCGTTTACTTTAAAGGCTCCAACAATAGCCGGCATAGCGGTGCACATCCTTTATAAAAATAAGGCACTTTGTTTTTGGGCGTTTCACCATAGCTTATGATGGGTCTTTTAATGTGTGATTGTCTTTTTGAAGTCTTTTGATAAGAGGATTAGGTGTATGGTTTACGCTTTTTTAGAGCAGTCATTCGAGGTGTATTTGATGCCTTTATTTAAGAGTGTGTCAAGCTCTTGACTGCACCTAATGGTTTCTTCGGCATTCATTCCGAATTTTTTTGCGGTCTCAATTAAATGTAATCTTTTTTGTTCAATTTCATAATTGATCATAGCGGACGCCAACTCTCACATTTTTTATCAAATAGAAGGATATGGTTAGTATACCCTATTTTTCTATAAAAAAAGCTGTTTCGTCAATATGAGTAATAAAGTGACAAAATTCGAAAGTATCCTTAACTATCAATGATCTCTTTTCTTATCTCCGCCTGTAAATAACGTCGCCTTTTGTTGATATAATGCCGAATAACATCTCGTTCTGATTCAAGGAAGTCTTTGCGGTCTTTCGTATAGGGATCATCTCCAATTCGGTTCTCAATGGACATATGCCATTTTTCGATGACTGGACAGAGCCGGTCTTCTAAAAAATGTGTATCAAGTACGTGCTGGAACAGCGTGTAATAGGTTCTCTTAAATGAAGGGATATCTAGTAATCTAGCAGTTAGTGTATTAAAGCCGCTTACGGGAATATAATCAAATGCCATTTCTTCACCATGAATGTCACGGCCCCATGTCGCATCATAATCCCAGGGAAGCACTTGGAATCTCCCTTGTTCATTCACATAAAGTGCGTAGTTATGGACAAAGCCGTCAAAGTTTTGTGTGCACACAACCCCAATGAGCCAGCGGAAATACTGATTCACATCTAGATATTGCCCAATCTTTTCTGCAAATAGGTCATCTTTCGCTGTGTTGAGAAAATAAATAAATTCACTGAGCTGCTGGTCATGTTGAGAAGTCCCCATTTTTTTCTCGTACCCGAGGAGGAGGTGTTTTTTTGGCTTTTTATCAAACGAACTCAAAAGGGAGAAGTTGGCGTCATCATCGACGGCATAATAAATGCCACCCCCTGAAAGCTGTCGTTTCTGAAAAAAGTGTTCATCGACGGATTCTATTTTTAAATAAATCCCTTCCTTTCGTCCGTTTATGGTGAGAAACACATGAGACGCAGCAGGGCTTAGCACGCCCATCTGCTCGAAGAAATAAAAGGACAGTCTGTTTCGGATAAACGAAGGGTCATTGTATTCTGCATTTAAATGAAAGATGGATTCGCCTTGTCTTTTTTTGGGTTTACGATATTCAATTTGATAGGATTTTTTTTTCAGTTTTCTAATGTGAGATCCTCGGTATGAAGCATAAATATGTGATTTGATCTGCCCGGTTTTCAAAATGGCCTCAACAGGTTCGTCGTTCCATATGTCTTTTCTTAATTCAATCAGGTCCTTTGGATGAATCCAAATATCGAGTTGCTTCAAAGGTTCTGTGGTCATGCGTTCATCAGCCTCCTATGCTCTTTTTTACAATATGAAGGTGAAGGAATGTCCTGTACCAGCTTGTTAGGTATTCATGGAGTTTTAAAAGAAAGGGGCATCTGCCAAGAACACTTGTCTACCAAGTCTCGTAACATAAAGCAGAGAAGATAAACAGTTTGCTCTGTTTGTTTTGTCAAAGCATAGACAGGGAGGGGAATCATTCGTGAGCACATTTGATCATTCACATATTGAACATGCGGTGGATTCACTTCGAAGTGAAGGTCGTGACCATCACTTAGATCGTGAACCAGAATCGAGACGATCGCACAAATCAGCTCGTTCTCGTCATTCACATCGCCGTCATTGGTTCTTTGGTGGAGGCGGATGCCGCAAGTCACATCGTAGTAAAAAAAGCCATCAAAGCTATCGCTCGAAAAAAAGCCGCTGTTCAAAGAAAAGCGTGAAAAGTGAGAAACCATGCAAAAGTAAAAAGTCATGCAAAAGTAAGAAGTCTTGCAGAAGCAAAAAGAGTGAACCGAAAAAATCATGCCGCAGCAAACACAGATCCCATCATAAGAAAAGCTGCCACAAGTCACATCGCAGCCATCGATCTAAACGTTCTCATCACCACAGACGCAGTCATTCTTGCAAAAGATGTGGAAAGAAAAAGCATCATACCCGCAGCAGAGGAAATGTTGATCGTAAATGGGAGCAAGGAAACATGTGGGAGTACAGACGTTACCGCTAAACATCAGATCATCATTTTTGAAACCCTTTTTAAAAGAGAGTATGATAAAAAAGGGTTTTTTTTATTTCATAGAGAAATAAAATGAGACATCATCACTTAGCGAAATGAAGATTGTGAGGGGAAGACATGAAATTTTTTACAGGTGAGATACATAGCAGAATGTTTATTGGGGTAGTCATTGATGATGAATGGGTTATGGATGTTAAAAAGGCAGAAGCTAAATTATTTGAGCTTGAAACACTGCCGAACTCTTTAGCTGAATGCATCAATATGGGGGACAAGTTTGTTGATCATGTCAGACAGCTTCTGGATTGGGCCGAGAAAAAGGAAGAAGACCGCGGTTCTTATGTATATCCGCTCTCGGATGTGACACTTCATGCACCGATTCCAAAGCCAGCTAAAAACATTATGTGTGTCGGAAAGAATTATCAAGATCACGTTATGGAGATGGGGACTGCAGCAGATATTCCTAAAGATGTAATGATCTTTACAAAGGCACCTACTTCAGTCGTTGGACATGAAGAGGATATTCTCCTTCATGAAGACGTGACGAGTGAACTGGATTATGAAGGGGAGCTTGCGATCGTGATGGGTAAATCAGGAAAAAATATTGCACCAGAAGAGGTTCGTGATCATCTATTCGGTTACACGATTTTAAATGACGTGACGGCAAGAGATTTGCAGAAAAAACACAAGCAATTTTTCATCGGTAAAAGCTTGGATACAACCTGCCCGATAGGACCTTATATTGTGCATAAGTCAGTGATCGAGGATCATGGCGCGCTCCATGTGGAAACAAAGGTTAACGGAGAGGTTCGTCAGTCCGCAAGTACAGAATTAATGATCTTTTCAATCGAGAACATTGTGTCTACTCTTTCAAAAGGGATGACACTAGAGGCCGGTGATATCATTGCCACGGGAACACCTTCTGGGGTTGGCAAAGGCTTTGAACCGCCTAAGTTTTTAGCTTCAGGAGACCGAATTGATATTACGATAGAACCGATTGGAACCCTAACGAATCGAGTCAAATAAAGAGCGCGATGACACAGGATTGTCGCTTTGTGTTCGACTTATTTCGTGGTACGATGAGAAGGTAATTGTTCTGATAAAGGGGGAAATAACAGATGGGAACACATTTACATATTACAGCATGGGTGCTAGGAATTATTTTGTTCTTCGTGGCATTTGCTCTAGCAGGTAAAAATGACAAAGGTGCTAAAATTGTGCACATGATTGTCAGACTATTGTACTTGATCATTATTGCAACAGGTGTAGAGCTGTATGTTCGCACGGGAATGAAAATTCCAGGTTTCGGTGGCGAGTATATCGGTAAAATGATTCTCGGTATTCTTGTGATCGGCTTTATGGAAATGGTTCTTGTACGCAAGAAAAAAGGAAAATCGGTGACAGGTGTATTGATTGGGTTTATCGTATTCGCGATTGTGACCATTCTTCTCGGTTTACGTCTGCCGATCGGTTTCCATATCTTTTAATATAGAAAGGGCATTGCTTACTTCAAGCAGTGCCCTTTTTATGTGGCATCAAACAGTGAAACAAACCGGTGGCCATCAGATGTGGTCCATTCAAAACGAATCTGGCTAGAGGCGTTCTCATGGTGACATTGAAGGGCAAGTGATTGGGTATCTGTCGAAAACTGAAAGAAAGAAACTTGTTGAAAAGAATGAAAGGAGGAGAAAACACAATCGTAGACGGAAAAGCCAAGCTGCTCAACTTGTTCAATGATGTCATAAAAGACGTTTTCAGGGACGAACATAAGAAGATCAAGCCATCCTTTGGCAAGGGATGCCGTATATTGAATCACTTCTCCGCCTTGTACTTCTACTAACTGCCCACTTTCATGAAGAATCATGGACCCGATCAGCTCCCCTTTTGTCCATCTGTCATTTTCCTTCAAACAGATCATCGTGCTTTGAAGACTTTCTGGCAGCATGATTTCTCCTTCTTCATCCTCAATTAGGCAATGCCCATTTTCAATCAGTAAATACCCGCTGCACCATCTTCGGGTGCAGCGTTCAAGTTGCTTCATTCGTTTTTCCATGTGCAAAAGCTCCTTTCCTCTTTCTTTTCTTACCAAATCATGCTTGTCCTATACAACTGAGAAAAAAGGACAAATCAACTATCAAGGAGACGATGCATAAACTAAGAAAGGCTGAATGAGACCACTTGAGGAAAAACGGATGGGAGCTGATGATGATGTGTGGAATAACAGGCTGGGCAGACTTTAAAAAGCAGCTCATCCAACAGGATCATGTAATCGATCAAATGACAGATACATTATCTAAAAGAGGGCCAGATGATACAAATACGTGGAAAAGTGAACACGTTCTTTTTGGGCATAAAAGGTTAGCGGTTGTAGATGTAGAAGGCGGAAAGCAGCCGATGACATATACACATCAAAACCATGCCTATACCGTTGTATACAATGGAGAGCTCTATAATACGGAGGATATAAGAAAAGAATTGTTAAAAAAGGGACACCGCTTCCTTGGGCATTCTGATACAGAGGTGCTTCTTCACGCCTACACAGAATGGAAAGAAGAGTGCGTGACCCATTTTAATGGTATTTTTGCATTTGTGATCTGGGATAGTGAACGTGAATTATTATTTGCAGGAAGAGATCGGCTTGGCGTCAAGCCATTTTTCTATACAGAACGTCATCATTCCTTTTTATTTGGTTCAGAAATCAAAGCGCTTCTTGCTCACCCTGATATGAAAGCGAAAGTCGATCATGAGGGATTATCGGAGATCTTTGGTTTAGGACCGTCTAGAACGCCAGGGCAAGGAGTGTTTAAAGGGGTAAAAGAGCTTAGACCTGCACATGCTTTGACCTTTTCAAAAGACGGCCTGCGTGTGTGGAGATATTGGAATGTCAAAAGCAAGGTGCATACGGACTCACTTGATGACACCACGCAGCACGTCAAGTATCTCTTTACAGATGCCGTCACAAGACAGCTAGTCTCTGATGTGCCTGTTTGCACATTTTTATCTGGTGGCGTCGATTCAAGTGCCATAACCGCCATCGCTGCTCAGCACTTTGAGAAAATTGGGAAAGCACCGCTTCATACGTATTCTGTTGACTACGAAGGAAATGATCAATTCTTTGAATCCAGTCAATTCCAGCCGAATGCTGACGGTCCATGGATTGACCGTATGACCAAAGCGTTTCAAACAAGTCATCACAGCTGCGTCATTGGACAAAAAGAGCTGGCGTCTTATTTGAAGGAAGCCGTTGAGGTCAGGGACTTACCAGGGATGGCAGATATTGATTCTTCCTTGCTTTGGTTCTGCCGAGAAATGAAAAAGGACTTCGTTGTCGGTTTGTCAGGTGAATGTGCGGATGAAATCTTTGGAGGCTATCCTTGGTTCCATATGGCAAATGAAACGACTGGTTTTCCTTGGATGAGATCGACGGAAGCCAGAACGCAGCTTTTGCAAGATTCGTGGCAAAAGAAGCTGTCACTGAAGGAGTACGCACAAAGCAAATATGAAGAAACTGTGGCAGAAACACCGCTTTTAGATGGAGAAACTGGAGTAGATAAAGCCCGTAGAGAACTTTTTTACTTAAATATGATCTGGTTTATGACAACGCTGCTCGACCGAAAAGACCGGATGAGTATGGGGGCAAGCCTTGAGGTACGTGTGCCATTTGCAGACCATCGTCTTGTCGAATATGTCTGGAATATTCCTTGGGAAATGAAAATGCATGGAAATCGTGAAAAAGGGGTTTTGCGAAAAGCATTAGAGGGAATTTTACCGAATGAAGTGCTTTATCGCAAGAAGAGTCCTTATCCAAAAACACATCATCCAGCCTATACACAGGCTGTGAAAGAGATGTTAACAGATTGCCTTGCGCAAAAAGATTCTGTCCTTCACGAATTTCTAGACCCGCATCAACTAAAGCAGCTCATTGAAACGGAAGGCGCTTCCTTTCAAGTGCCGTGGTATGGTCAGCTCATGAAGG
Coding sequences:
- the asnB gene encoding asparagine synthase (glutamine-hydrolyzing) yields the protein MCGITGWADFKKQLIQQDHVIDQMTDTLSKRGPDDTNTWKSEHVLFGHKRLAVVDVEGGKQPMTYTHQNHAYTVVYNGELYNTEDIRKELLKKGHRFLGHSDTEVLLHAYTEWKEECVTHFNGIFAFVIWDSERELLFAGRDRLGVKPFFYTERHHSFLFGSEIKALLAHPDMKAKVDHEGLSEIFGLGPSRTPGQGVFKGVKELRPAHALTFSKDGLRVWRYWNVKSKVHTDSLDDTTQHVKYLFTDAVTRQLVSDVPVCTFLSGGVDSSAITAIAAQHFEKIGKAPLHTYSVDYEGNDQFFESSQFQPNADGPWIDRMTKAFQTSHHSCVIGQKELASYLKEAVEVRDLPGMADIDSSLLWFCREMKKDFVVGLSGECADEIFGGYPWFHMANETTGFPWMRSTEARTQLLQDSWQKKLSLKEYAQSKYEETVAETPLLDGETGVDKARRELFYLNMIWFMTTLLDRKDRMSMGASLEVRVPFADHRLVEYVWNIPWEMKMHGNREKGVLRKALEGILPNEVLYRKKSPYPKTHHPAYTQAVKEMLTDCLAQKDSVLHEFLDPHQLKQLIETEGASFQVPWYGQLMKGPQLIAHLAQIHHWFETYRIDIEA